In Aquila chrysaetos chrysaetos chromosome 10, bAquChr1.4, whole genome shotgun sequence, the following proteins share a genomic window:
- the UBE2G2 gene encoding ubiquitin-conjugating enzyme E2 G2 isoform X3 has product MAGTALKRLMAEYKQLTLNPPEGIVAGPMNEENFFEWEALIMGPEDTCFEYGVFPAILSFPLDYPLSPPKMRFTCEMFHPNIYPDGRVCISILHAPGDDPMGYESSAERWSPVQSVEKILLSVVSMLAEPNDESGANVDASKMWREDREQFNKIAKQIVQKSLGL; this is encoded by the exons aTGGCGGGGACGGCGCTCAAGCGGCTGATGGCCGAGTACAAGC agCTGACCCTGAACCCACCAGAAGGGATCGTAGCAG gTCCCATGAATGAAGAGAACTTCTTTGAGTGGGAAGCTCTGATTAT GGGTCCTGAAGACACCTGTTTCGAGTATGGGGTTTTCCCTGCTATTCTGAGCTTTCCACTCGACTACCCGTTAAGTCCTCCGAAGATGAGGTTCACGTGCGAGATGTTCCATCCGAACA TTTACCCAGATGGGAGAGTTTGCATCTCTATTCTTCATGCTCCTGGGGATGATCCCATGGGATATGAGAGCAGCGCTGAGCGGTGGAGTCCTGTGCAGAGTGTGGAAAAGATCCTCTTGTCAGTTGTTAGCATGCTGGCAG AGCCAAATGATGAAAGTGGAGCCAATGTAGACGCCTCGAAGATGTGGCGGGAAGACAGAGAACAATTTAACAAAATTGCCAAGCAGATTGTGCAGAAGTCACTTGGACTTTAA
- the UBE2G2 gene encoding ubiquitin-conjugating enzyme E2 G2 isoform X1 yields MAGTALKRLMAEYKQLTLNPPEGIVAGPMNEENFFEWEALIMGPEDTCFEYGVFPAILSFPLDYPLSPPKMRFTCEMFHPNIYPDGRVCISILHAPGDDPMGYESSAERWSPVQSVEKILLSVVSMLAVFLVSEPNDESGANVDASKMWREDREQFNKIAKQIVQKSLGL; encoded by the exons aTGGCGGGGACGGCGCTCAAGCGGCTGATGGCCGAGTACAAGC agCTGACCCTGAACCCACCAGAAGGGATCGTAGCAG gTCCCATGAATGAAGAGAACTTCTTTGAGTGGGAAGCTCTGATTAT GGGTCCTGAAGACACCTGTTTCGAGTATGGGGTTTTCCCTGCTATTCTGAGCTTTCCACTCGACTACCCGTTAAGTCCTCCGAAGATGAGGTTCACGTGCGAGATGTTCCATCCGAACA TTTACCCAGATGGGAGAGTTTGCATCTCTATTCTTCATGCTCCTGGGGATGATCCCATGGGATATGAGAGCAGCGCTGAGCGGTGGAGTCCTGTGCAGAGTGTGGAAAAGATCCTCTTGTCAGTTGTTAGCATGCTGGCAG tctttctcGTTTCAGAGCCAAATGATGAAAGTGGAGCCAATGTAGACGCCTCGAAGATGTGGCGGGAAGACAGAGAACAATTTAACAAAATTGCCAAGCAGATTGTGCAGAAGTCACTTGGACTTTAA
- the UBE2G2 gene encoding ubiquitin-conjugating enzyme E2 G2 isoform X2 has translation MVSKPHRCGCAELTLNPPEGIVAGPMNEENFFEWEALIMGPEDTCFEYGVFPAILSFPLDYPLSPPKMRFTCEMFHPNIYPDGRVCISILHAPGDDPMGYESSAERWSPVQSVEKILLSVVSMLAVFLVSEPNDESGANVDASKMWREDREQFNKIAKQIVQKSLGL, from the exons ATGGTGAGCAAGCCCCACCGGTGTGGTTGTGCAG agCTGACCCTGAACCCACCAGAAGGGATCGTAGCAG gTCCCATGAATGAAGAGAACTTCTTTGAGTGGGAAGCTCTGATTAT GGGTCCTGAAGACACCTGTTTCGAGTATGGGGTTTTCCCTGCTATTCTGAGCTTTCCACTCGACTACCCGTTAAGTCCTCCGAAGATGAGGTTCACGTGCGAGATGTTCCATCCGAACA TTTACCCAGATGGGAGAGTTTGCATCTCTATTCTTCATGCTCCTGGGGATGATCCCATGGGATATGAGAGCAGCGCTGAGCGGTGGAGTCCTGTGCAGAGTGTGGAAAAGATCCTCTTGTCAGTTGTTAGCATGCTGGCAG tctttctcGTTTCAGAGCCAAATGATGAAAGTGGAGCCAATGTAGACGCCTCGAAGATGTGGCGGGAAGACAGAGAACAATTTAACAAAATTGCCAAGCAGATTGTGCAGAAGTCACTTGGACTTTAA
- the UBE2G2 gene encoding ubiquitin-conjugating enzyme E2 G2 isoform X4 has protein sequence MNEENFFEWEALIMGPEDTCFEYGVFPAILSFPLDYPLSPPKMRFTCEMFHPNIYPDGRVCISILHAPGDDPMGYESSAERWSPVQSVEKILLSVVSMLAVFLVSEPNDESGANVDASKMWREDREQFNKIAKQIVQKSLGL, from the exons ATGAATGAAGAGAACTTCTTTGAGTGGGAAGCTCTGATTAT GGGTCCTGAAGACACCTGTTTCGAGTATGGGGTTTTCCCTGCTATTCTGAGCTTTCCACTCGACTACCCGTTAAGTCCTCCGAAGATGAGGTTCACGTGCGAGATGTTCCATCCGAACA TTTACCCAGATGGGAGAGTTTGCATCTCTATTCTTCATGCTCCTGGGGATGATCCCATGGGATATGAGAGCAGCGCTGAGCGGTGGAGTCCTGTGCAGAGTGTGGAAAAGATCCTCTTGTCAGTTGTTAGCATGCTGGCAG tctttctcGTTTCAGAGCCAAATGATGAAAGTGGAGCCAATGTAGACGCCTCGAAGATGTGGCGGGAAGACAGAGAACAATTTAACAAAATTGCCAAGCAGATTGTGCAGAAGTCACTTGGACTTTAA
- the LOC115346992 gene encoding small ubiquitin-related modifier 3: MSEEKPKEGVKTENDHINLKVAGQDGSVVQFKIKRHTPLSKLMKAYCERQGLSMRQIRFRFDGQPISETDTPAQLEMEDEDTIDVFQQQTGGAC, encoded by the exons ATGTCGGAGGAGAAGCCCAAG GAAGGCGTGAAAACGGAGAACGATCACATCAACCTGAAAGTGGCGGGGCAGGACGGCTCCGTCGTGCAGTTCAAAATCAAGCGGCACACCCCGCTGAGCAAGCTGATGAAGGCGTACTGCGAGCGGCAG GGCTTGTCAATGAGGCAGATTAGATTCAGATTTGATGGACAACCGATTAGTGAAACAGACACACCTGCACAG CTGGAGATGGAAGATGAAGACACTATCGATGTGTTCCAACAGCAGACAGGTGGAGCGTGTTAA